One region of Sulfuriroseicoccus oceanibius genomic DNA includes:
- a CDS encoding cadherin domain-containing protein, whose product MKGSKVLSSIARVAIGSFALATMAPLQASNDNDWWSMGPVGGSFQVQSGKSYIAVREVEAGSPAEQAGIQVGDFIMGAFGERFAATGPSTSGYKGAPQGFAEAIERAESGDGLMPLQLLRPGVGMVEVTVSLPAAGAFGPAYPLGSEKFDALYERAAGKIHENIAGSANGDVGYMTGFYGMILLADPNWNETSGDKPYRVSINKMRDRAVTVLEGAILNPVEATNLDGTPNDGSEEDSNPDDQSHVGSGLENWGLSTWAMFLAEYRAKTGDTSVDETVQRAADLLAARIQTWQQPPYGGSNGPTKVGLMGHGGVGGDYPHIGYSGINIINAHAMTALAMLKQAGATIDDAKMMASWNWVKSTTTLNGGAEDGNIGYAWRQGGYDSGGRTAGVAYAMSVYGGLNAADEDVLTRMKDYLSRQWQRMQHTHAYTVGGTQFYQFVLPYLPDRDQRFIMENQRMFYHFHRTTGDALRYFGGRENNGGDGYVNTGRVAYAGVAMAKAVASGNLATVASIDTSRIHADFQSPYLTWPTLDARRVEIDTTSQAFTVDITDYQGTSLQPADYTANWTHVAGSASVSFSSTNTASTTVSFPQDGTYRIQLEVVKGAYTLTEPIDVVVDTSEDPDGYILGKARQRIYTDISGASVSDLTGNAKYPNAPDTTATVTALDTGSLGNSYGQRISGYLIPPTTGAYTFYVAGDDSVEFRLNSGGTDPAGATAICSLNGWTSRYNWTAYASQTSAAVTLTAGEMYYYELLHKEGGGGDHAAVAWSGPGISEPTVISGDVLAVADTAEIVAQPEEQSTTLGGSVTFDIAVEGDGPFVYEWISGETSFGVSSSSSLSFENVGAGHAGDYYCVVTSPDGALTSVTTTLTISDAGVLTSGGLWRDQFDSIGGGSIATLTGNSNYPRFPSSGGVIANAESESGIGDSYGARWSGWVRPDVTGAYYFYITSDDASELWLSTDDQPANKVQVASVGGFTGARAWASGGKSGAINLVAGERYYIEVLHKEGGGGDHCAVAWRKPGDAAPDNGDAPIGGEYLEYFTGGVQGASVVMPPAFDRAIYSMSVAENAGSGVSVGVVNANDTGGNTPVAYAITGGNGDGLFALDATSGEITTLGDLDYELQDAYSLTVSATNSLGLISQSVVEIEVLNRLDGISSWEVGVDDGTTAVIKDTTGLAGNTTTTVDLSSISGDATYEFLIDAEDNGQSALSVLAANGWSLRFEQWSNTGRLGITQSGVADWRFAAESGQSVASPYGSLVHLVFVVDTVAGETRVYVDSVLVGRLNRTPNLAHAAATLGNSALRTDAEPGIHGFAAYNSALDAEEIVTHYEYWRGDVPNYAPVANDATFEVDEKQPAGIVLGAVTASDSNVGDVFTFAITAGDPAGGFAIDPGTGEISTAAELNYDVANQYVLGVTVTDLGGLTGVANITVNINNQPGGISDWADAVDTGSDVLIRRTAALGGDSTTTVDLSAISGDATYEFVVDSVNFGQTWGNLLAANGWQLRLEQWHNTNELGATLRGRADWRLTAESGQSVASPYGRVAHITYVVDTAADELRAYVDGVLVGRLNQVPNLTHPEAVLGSSGIRNDSEPGILLFAAYNNALSEAEIAAHKDAWLGTESANLEPSVSAAAFTVAENLAAGAVVGSVEASDPNAGDVLSYAISAGNESGAFTIDPATGAISTTAGLDHEAAGAYVLTVTVSDNGGLSDSASVAVSVTDSNDAPVFANDPIVAADGMTLEVYSDTLAGSASDPDAGDALSFSKVSGPEWLVVAADGVLSGTPAIRDAGLNTFTVEVADGNGGVAQAAVQINVVQGSVILFEDFEAYDVESASDFSVAGTSTGNWTSSNTGWNATRIYNTSNYGGSRLWISNVDGTSITSAGANVAENTHYTFSAVMVTETYAGGRTLNATYDVLVGQDAESAVSIIGGPQAVVTHGDDWQTPDSKEDHVFGQSFQTGSLNPGDKLFVRVTRVGTASGGGWFGLDDVLVDTVGPNSAPQVDDVTLAVAENAEAGAVVGTVAATDADAGDVVSYAITAGDETGAFVIDSSTGEITTTAALDYEATASYALTVTATDRSGESGAAVVTVNVTNENEAPVVVAGSASVNEDASIGSVVTTVVASDVDADDVLGYAIVDGNAGGAFAIDAASGEITVAGALDFETLESYTLTVRATDAGGLSDSAAIALAVVDVNEAPVAQDQSGSVAENAAVGTAVAAVVASDVDANSELSYEITGGNTGGAFAIDAAGQITTASALDFESTSSYALTVTVTDDGGLTDTAAVAVAVTDVNEAPVAVNGFGSVAESAEVGSAVATVEVNDPDAGDALSFALISGNTGGAFVIDADGVIRTATALDFETTSSYTLGVSVTDAAGLSDTASVAVTVTDSNDAPVFANDVIVGAEGMTLEAYSDTLAGSAADPDAGAVLSFSKVSGPAWLDVATDGTLSGTPAIRDAGINTFTVEVSDGNGGTDQATLEINVVAGSVILFEDFESYDVENPSDFSVAGIPTGNWTASNTGANATRIYDTWNYGRSRLWISYVDGTSITSAGAKITDNTHYELSLVLLTETYAAGRTLNATYDVLVGQDAASAVSLIGGPQAVVTNGDDWQTPDSKEDHVFTQRFQTGELNPGDQLFVRISRVGTASGGGWFGVDDVVVDTIGPNTAPQVDDAVFAVAENSEGETLVGTVNAADSDEGDALGYAITAGNETGVFVIDNVTGAITATSAFDYESATTYPLEVRVTDESGATATAVVTVNVTDVNEAPVATAAEGSVAEDAAVGAAVAAVEAADVDANTTLSYAITAGNESGAFVIDAAGRITTAAALDFETTPAYALTVTVSDNGTPALSDTADVLVAVTDINEAPVAEDASGSVAENVAPGTVVATVAASDVDADDALSYAITGGNTGGAFAIDSASGAITTAAAINYEAVAGYVLDITATDAGGLADTAAVTVAVVDVNEAPVAVDAVGSIAEDAAIGSSVATVEAADVDAGTSLSYAITAGNESGAFAIDAAGHITTAVALDFETTPAYALTVAVTDNGTPALSDTAEVLVAVTNINEAPVAVNGSARVDENVEPGTVVATVAASDVDADDTLSFAITGGNTGGAFAIDSASGVITSLGAIDYEALNAYALTVQVTDAGGLSDSAIIAVNVNDILEVTEPEVATGAASAITMTTAEVAYSVTDDGLEAPAITLFYGETDGGQVAADWEASVSLGNQEIGEYSSSLTGLIEGSAYYFTIRASNSAGTVWGSVGTFNTVADLSPKLIRTSVSAVSSSAWTTVELGKRYNSAVIVATPIYSGEHQVPVVTRIRNVERSSFELKVDRVDGLTDEVNVDVSVIVVEEGVYTQETDGVTLEAVKFTSTVTAHDKSWVAEAREYQNRYTNPVVVGQVMSANDSEWSVFWSMGTHRMKPADAANLSVGKHVGEDANTERADETIGYIVIEAGNGTINGVAYEAALGADTVRGFGNDDMPFSYDLSGSLGSASTAALSISGMDHTDGAWAVLSGASPITPTALGLHLVEDQMEDDEMRHSKAQVGYLVFE is encoded by the coding sequence ATGAAGGGCTCCAAAGTTCTTTCATCGATCGCTCGTGTCGCGATCGGATCATTCGCACTAGCCACGATGGCGCCGCTGCAGGCGAGTAATGACAACGACTGGTGGTCGATGGGCCCCGTTGGTGGATCGTTCCAGGTTCAGTCGGGCAAGTCATACATTGCAGTGCGTGAAGTTGAGGCGGGAAGTCCTGCCGAGCAGGCTGGAATCCAGGTGGGTGATTTCATCATGGGTGCGTTTGGCGAGCGATTTGCCGCTACCGGGCCATCGACCAGTGGCTACAAGGGGGCGCCGCAGGGGTTTGCCGAGGCGATCGAGCGGGCGGAGTCGGGTGACGGGTTGATGCCGTTGCAGTTGTTGCGTCCCGGGGTTGGGATGGTGGAAGTTACAGTGAGTTTGCCGGCAGCGGGGGCGTTTGGTCCGGCTTATCCACTTGGGAGTGAGAAGTTTGATGCGCTTTACGAGCGTGCTGCGGGCAAGATTCATGAGAACATCGCAGGATCGGCGAATGGGGATGTGGGCTACATGACTGGCTTTTATGGCATGATCCTGCTGGCGGATCCGAATTGGAACGAGACCAGCGGGGACAAGCCGTACCGTGTGTCGATCAACAAGATGCGCGACCGTGCGGTAACAGTTCTGGAAGGCGCGATTTTGAACCCAGTGGAGGCGACCAACCTGGATGGCACGCCGAACGATGGATCGGAGGAAGATAGCAACCCGGATGACCAGAGCCATGTGGGGTCGGGATTGGAGAACTGGGGGCTTTCCACGTGGGCGATGTTCCTTGCGGAGTACCGCGCGAAGACGGGCGACACGTCGGTGGATGAAACGGTGCAGCGTGCGGCGGATTTGCTGGCGGCTCGGATCCAGACGTGGCAACAGCCTCCGTATGGAGGGTCCAATGGTCCTACCAAGGTTGGCCTTATGGGGCACGGCGGTGTGGGCGGTGACTACCCGCACATCGGCTATTCAGGGATTAACATTATCAACGCGCATGCAATGACCGCGTTGGCGATGCTAAAGCAGGCGGGTGCTACCATTGATGATGCCAAGATGATGGCCAGCTGGAACTGGGTGAAGAGCACGACCACGCTCAATGGCGGTGCTGAAGATGGTAACATCGGCTACGCGTGGCGCCAGGGAGGCTATGACTCCGGCGGACGTACCGCAGGGGTGGCGTATGCGATGTCGGTTTACGGTGGGCTTAATGCCGCAGACGAGGACGTGCTGACGCGGATGAAGGACTATTTGTCGCGCCAGTGGCAGCGGATGCAGCACACGCACGCCTACACTGTGGGGGGGACTCAGTTTTATCAGTTTGTGTTGCCGTATCTTCCGGACCGCGACCAGCGCTTCATCATGGAGAACCAGCGTATGTTCTACCATTTCCATCGTACGACAGGTGACGCGCTGCGTTACTTCGGTGGGCGTGAGAACAACGGAGGCGATGGCTATGTGAACACAGGGCGCGTGGCGTATGCCGGTGTGGCCATGGCCAAGGCCGTTGCGAGCGGAAATCTGGCAACGGTTGCCAGCATTGACACCTCCCGTATTCACGCGGACTTCCAAAGCCCGTATCTGACGTGGCCGACGCTCGACGCGCGTCGCGTTGAGATCGATACGACCTCACAGGCATTCACTGTCGATATCACCGATTATCAGGGGACGTCGCTTCAGCCGGCGGATTACACGGCGAACTGGACGCATGTTGCCGGCTCGGCAAGTGTGAGCTTTTCCTCGACCAACACGGCGAGCACTACGGTGAGCTTCCCGCAGGACGGGACGTACCGGATTCAGCTCGAAGTCGTCAAAGGCGCCTACACGCTGACCGAGCCGATTGATGTGGTGGTCGACACCTCCGAGGATCCTGACGGTTATATTTTGGGTAAAGCTCGCCAGCGCATCTACACCGATATCTCCGGAGCAAGTGTGAGCGACCTGACCGGCAACGCGAAGTATCCGAATGCGCCGGACACCACAGCGACCGTGACTGCGCTCGACACCGGTAGTTTGGGTAACAGCTACGGTCAGCGTATCAGCGGCTACTTGATCCCGCCAACGACGGGCGCATACACATTCTATGTGGCTGGTGATGACTCGGTGGAGTTCCGGCTGAACAGTGGAGGAACCGATCCTGCGGGAGCGACGGCGATTTGTTCGTTGAACGGATGGACCAGCCGATACAACTGGACGGCCTATGCGTCGCAGACCAGTGCGGCGGTGACATTGACCGCAGGCGAGATGTACTACTACGAGTTGCTGCACAAAGAAGGCGGCGGCGGCGACCACGCGGCGGTGGCTTGGAGTGGTCCTGGCATTTCCGAGCCGACTGTGATTTCCGGTGACGTGTTGGCTGTGGCGGATACGGCGGAAATTGTGGCGCAACCGGAGGAGCAGAGCACGACTTTGGGCGGCTCTGTGACGTTTGATATTGCAGTCGAGGGCGATGGGCCGTTCGTGTATGAGTGGATCTCCGGGGAGACTTCGTTTGGAGTGAGTTCGTCCTCGAGTCTGAGCTTTGAGAATGTGGGGGCTGGCCATGCAGGTGATTACTATTGCGTGGTGACATCGCCTGATGGTGCGCTCACGTCGGTTACCACAACACTTACGATTTCCGACGCTGGAGTGCTTACCAGTGGCGGATTGTGGCGTGATCAGTTTGATAGCATCGGTGGTGGTTCGATTGCCACTCTGACCGGTAATAGCAACTATCCTCGTTTCCCAAGCTCGGGTGGAGTGATCGCCAACGCCGAGAGCGAAAGTGGGATTGGTGATTCGTACGGTGCCCGTTGGTCAGGTTGGGTGCGTCCGGATGTGACGGGGGCGTACTATTTCTACATCACATCGGATGATGCGTCCGAGCTGTGGTTGTCCACCGACGATCAGCCAGCCAATAAGGTGCAGGTTGCGAGCGTTGGTGGCTTTACCGGAGCGCGAGCATGGGCGTCGGGAGGCAAGTCGGGGGCAATTAACCTGGTGGCGGGTGAGCGTTACTATATTGAAGTGCTGCACAAGGAAGGTGGCGGAGGTGACCACTGTGCGGTGGCATGGCGCAAGCCAGGTGATGCGGCACCCGATAATGGAGATGCTCCAATCGGAGGCGAGTATCTTGAGTATTTCACTGGTGGTGTGCAGGGGGCGTCGGTGGTGATGCCTCCGGCTTTCGATCGCGCGATTTATTCCATGAGCGTGGCGGAAAACGCGGGCAGTGGTGTGTCGGTTGGTGTGGTCAATGCCAACGACACCGGAGGGAATACGCCGGTGGCATACGCAATCACTGGAGGCAATGGCGACGGTTTGTTTGCCCTTGATGCAACCAGTGGCGAGATCACGACGCTCGGTGATTTGGACTACGAGTTGCAGGATGCCTACTCGCTGACCGTAAGCGCAACTAACAGTCTGGGGCTTATCAGTCAGAGCGTGGTCGAGATCGAAGTGCTCAACCGTTTGGATGGTATCAGCAGCTGGGAAGTCGGCGTGGACGATGGCACGACGGCTGTGATCAAGGATACCACTGGCTTGGCGGGCAATACCACGACAACGGTGGATCTGTCGTCAATCAGCGGCGATGCGACTTACGAGTTCTTGATCGATGCGGAGGACAATGGTCAATCTGCGTTGAGTGTGTTGGCTGCGAATGGCTGGAGCTTGCGATTCGAGCAGTGGAGTAACACAGGACGCCTCGGGATCACGCAGTCCGGTGTGGCGGATTGGCGATTCGCGGCCGAGAGCGGGCAGTCGGTAGCGTCACCGTACGGGAGCCTCGTGCACTTGGTTTTCGTAGTCGATACCGTGGCCGGAGAGACCCGTGTGTATGTGGATTCTGTGTTGGTGGGCCGTCTGAACCGAACGCCAAATCTAGCTCATGCCGCGGCGACTCTCGGGAATTCCGCGCTGCGCACCGACGCGGAACCTGGGATTCATGGATTTGCGGCATATAACAGTGCGCTCGATGCCGAAGAAATCGTTACTCACTATGAGTACTGGCGTGGGGATGTTCCGAACTATGCCCCGGTTGCCAACGATGCAACGTTCGAGGTCGATGAAAAGCAGCCTGCGGGTATCGTGCTGGGTGCTGTTACCGCCAGCGACAGCAATGTTGGTGACGTGTTCACCTTCGCGATTACTGCTGGTGATCCGGCTGGCGGGTTTGCGATTGACCCGGGGACGGGAGAGATCAGCACTGCTGCAGAATTGAACTACGACGTGGCAAACCAGTACGTGCTGGGTGTGACGGTCACCGATCTGGGTGGTCTGACCGGCGTTGCAAACATTACCGTTAATATTAACAACCAGCCGGGTGGTATTTCGGATTGGGCTGATGCCGTGGATACCGGATCGGACGTGTTGATCCGACGCACGGCAGCGCTGGGTGGCGACTCGACGACGACCGTGGATCTGTCGGCAATTTCGGGTGATGCCACTTATGAGTTTGTGGTGGATTCCGTGAACTTCGGGCAGACATGGGGCAACCTCTTGGCTGCTAATGGTTGGCAGTTGCGCCTCGAGCAGTGGCACAATACCAACGAGCTCGGTGCGACCTTGAGGGGACGTGCTGACTGGAGGCTGACTGCTGAGAGCGGTCAATCGGTGGCAAGTCCGTATGGGCGAGTGGCACACATCACCTATGTGGTAGACACTGCGGCAGATGAGTTGCGCGCTTACGTTGACGGTGTGTTGGTAGGACGTTTGAACCAAGTACCAAACCTCACTCATCCGGAGGCGGTACTGGGATCCTCAGGCATTCGCAATGACAGCGAGCCGGGTATTCTGCTCTTTGCTGCCTACAATAATGCGTTGAGTGAAGCAGAGATTGCTGCGCATAAGGATGCTTGGTTGGGCACTGAATCTGCGAACCTGGAGCCATCGGTGAGTGCCGCAGCCTTCACGGTTGCTGAGAATCTGGCAGCAGGTGCGGTCGTTGGATCAGTGGAAGCGTCCGATCCGAATGCCGGTGACGTGTTGAGTTACGCGATCTCCGCGGGCAATGAGTCCGGTGCATTTACAATCGACCCTGCGACTGGTGCGATCAGCACAACAGCGGGGCTGGATCACGAAGCAGCGGGGGCATACGTCCTGACTGTGACTGTCAGCGACAATGGTGGGCTCAGCGACTCGGCAAGCGTGGCGGTTTCAGTGACAGACTCCAACGATGCGCCGGTTTTTGCCAACGATCCGATCGTGGCGGCCGACGGGATGACGCTCGAAGTGTACAGCGACACCCTGGCGGGAAGTGCTTCTGATCCGGATGCGGGCGATGCATTGAGCTTCAGCAAGGTCAGCGGCCCTGAGTGGCTCGTTGTGGCTGCCGATGGCGTCCTTTCAGGAACTCCAGCCATCCGTGATGCCGGGCTGAACACATTCACCGTTGAGGTTGCCGACGGCAATGGCGGTGTGGCCCAGGCTGCCGTGCAGATCAATGTGGTTCAGGGTAGCGTCATTTTGTTCGAGGACTTCGAAGCCTACGATGTGGAGAGCGCGTCCGACTTCTCGGTGGCTGGAACTTCGACCGGTAACTGGACCTCTAGCAACACGGGATGGAACGCGACGCGGATCTATAACACGTCGAACTACGGTGGATCGCGTCTGTGGATCAGCAATGTCGATGGCACGAGCATCACCAGCGCAGGAGCGAATGTTGCTGAGAACACGCATTACACGTTCTCGGCGGTGATGGTGACGGAAACCTACGCTGGTGGCCGCACGTTGAACGCGACCTACGATGTGCTCGTCGGTCAGGATGCGGAGTCGGCAGTGAGTATCATTGGCGGACCGCAGGCAGTGGTTACCCATGGCGACGACTGGCAGACACCGGATTCGAAGGAAGATCATGTGTTCGGTCAGAGCTTCCAGACCGGATCGCTCAACCCAGGCGACAAGTTGTTTGTGCGTGTCACCCGTGTGGGGACGGCGTCGGGCGGCGGGTGGTTCGGATTGGACGACGTCCTGGTCGATACCGTTGGGCCAAACAGCGCACCGCAAGTGGACGACGTGACCTTGGCTGTGGCGGAGAACGCAGAGGCCGGCGCCGTGGTGGGAACCGTGGCAGCAACCGACGCCGACGCTGGCGACGTGGTCAGTTATGCAATTACCGCCGGCGACGAAACCGGTGCGTTTGTCATCGACAGCTCTACCGGTGAGATCACGACAACGGCTGCATTGGATTACGAAGCGACTGCAAGTTATGCGCTGACCGTGACGGCGACCGACCGCAGCGGCGAGTCCGGTGCGGCAGTGGTGACGGTGAATGTGACCAACGAGAACGAAGCTCCGGTGGTGGTCGCTGGCAGTGCCTCGGTGAACGAAGACGCGAGCATTGGTTCGGTGGTGACAACCGTGGTGGCATCGGATGTTGATGCGGATGACGTGCTTGGCTACGCCATCGTTGATGGCAATGCCGGTGGTGCGTTCGCGATCGATGCGGCAAGCGGTGAGATCACCGTGGCCGGCGCGCTCGATTTCGAGACACTCGAAAGTTACACCCTGACCGTGCGTGCAACGGATGCCGGCGGACTCAGCGACAGCGCGGCAATTGCCCTGGCGGTCGTCGATGTGAACGAAGCTCCGGTGGCCCAGGACCAGAGCGGCTCGGTTGCTGAAAATGCAGCCGTTGGCACAGCGGTTGCTGCAGTAGTAGCAAGCGATGTCGATGCCAACAGCGAGTTGAGTTATGAGATCACCGGCGGCAACACCGGCGGTGCGTTCGCGATCGATGCTGCGGGTCAGATCACCACGGCTTCGGCGCTCGATTTCGAATCGACATCAAGTTATGCGCTGACCGTGACCGTGACCGATGACGGCGGGTTGACCGATACTGCGGCGGTGGCCGTGGCGGTGACCGATGTCAATGAGGCGCCGGTTGCGGTGAATGGCTTCGGCAGTGTGGCGGAAAGCGCCGAGGTCGGGTCCGCTGTGGCGACCGTGGAGGTGAACGATCCGGATGCAGGCGATGCCTTGAGCTTTGCGCTCATCAGCGGCAACACAGGCGGCGCGTTTGTGATCGACGCCGACGGTGTGATCCGCACGGCAACTGCTCTCGATTTCGAAACCACATCGAGCTACACGCTCGGCGTGAGCGTGACCGATGCCGCGGGCCTGAGCGATACGGCCAGCGTGGCGGTAACGGTGACCGATAGCAATGACGCGCCTGTGTTTGCCAACGACGTGATCGTCGGTGCCGAGGGGATGACCCTTGAGGCCTACAGCGACACCTTGGCAGGAAGTGCGGCCGACCCGGATGCCGGCGCGGTGCTGAGCTTCAGCAAGGTTTCCGGTCCGGCGTGGCTGGATGTGGCTACCGATGGTACGCTTTCGGGAACCCCTGCCATCCGTGACGCGGGCATCAATACGTTCACCGTCGAGGTGAGCGATGGTAACGGCGGCACGGACCAAGCTACGTTGGAAATCAACGTGGTGGCCGGTAGCGTTATTTTGTTCGAAGATTTCGAATCCTACGACGTGGAGAATCCATCCGACTTCTCGGTTGCTGGTATTCCAACCGGAAACTGGACCGCGAGTAACACAGGCGCGAACGCAACGCGGATCTACGACACCTGGAATTACGGGCGCAGCCGCTTGTGGATCAGTTATGTCGATGGCACCAGCATCACCAGCGCGGGTGCGAAGATCACCGACAACACGCACTATGAGTTGTCGTTGGTGTTGTTGACCGAGACCTACGCTGCGGGACGCACGCTCAATGCGACTTACGATGTGTTGGTCGGTCAGGATGCGGCGTCGGCTGTGAGTTTGATTGGCGGACCGCAGGCGGTCGTTACCAATGGTGATGACTGGCAGACGCCGGATTCGAAAGAGGATCATGTGTTCACCCAGCGATTCCAGACCGGTGAGCTGAACCCAGGCGATCAGTTGTTCGTGCGCATCTCGCGTGTGGGCACGGCATCCGGTGGTGGTTGGTTCGGCGTCGACGACGTGGTCGTGGACACGATTGGGCCGAACACGGCACCGCAGGTGGACGACGCGGTCTTCGCTGTGGCGGAAAATAGCGAAGGCGAGACGCTCGTCGGTACCGTTAATGCAGCTGACTCGGACGAAGGGGATGCGCTTGGTTATGCGATCACCGCTGGCAATGAGACTGGTGTGTTTGTGATCGACAACGTGACCGGTGCTATCACCGCAACGTCGGCATTCGACTACGAGTCTGCGACGACCTATCCGCTCGAGGTGAGGGTGACCGATGAAAGCGGAGCGACCGCGACCGCTGTGGTGACCGTCAACGTGACCGATGTGAACGAAGCACCAGTGGCAACCGCTGCTGAAGGCTCCGTCGCGGAAGATGCGGCCGTGGGTGCCGCGGTGGCTGCCGTTGAGGCGGCGGACGTCGATGCCAATACGACGCTCAGTTACGCGATCACGGCGGGTAATGAGTCGGGTGCGTTTGTAATCGACGCGGCGGGTCGCATTACCACCGCAGCGGCACTCGACTTCGAAACCACGCCAGCTTACGCGCTGACCGTGACGGTGAGCGATAATGGTACACCTGCACTCAGCGACACGGCTGATGTGTTGGTGGCGGTGACCGACATCAATGAGGCTCCAGTGGCCGAAGATGCGAGCGGTAGCGTGGCTGAAAACGTGGCTCCGGGCACCGTGGTGGCAACGGTTGCTGCCAGCGATGTCGATGCCGATGACGCTCTGAGCTATGCGATCACCGGAGGGAATACCGGCGGCGCGTTTGCGATCGACAGTGCCAGCGGTGCGATCACCACGGCGGCAGCGATCAACTACGAAGCGGTTGCTGGTTATGTGCTGGATATCACGGCGACCGATGCTGGTGGTCTTGCGGATACTGCGGCGGTTACCGTTGCCGTGGTAGACGTGAACGAAGCGCCAGTGGCAGTCGACGCGGTGGGATCCATCGCGGAAGATGCGGCGATCGGAAGCTCGGTGGCTACTGTTGAAGCAGCGGACGTCGATGCTGGAACCAGCCTCAGCTATGCGATCACGGCGGGTAATGAGTCGGGTGCATTTGCAATCGATGCGGCGGGTCACATCACCACCGCAGTAGCACTCGACTTCGAAACCACTCCAGCGTACGCGCTGACCGTGGCGGTGACCGACAACGGCACACCAGCACTCAGCGACACGGCTGAGGTGTTGGTTGCGGTGACCAACATCAACGAAGCTCCAGTGGCCGTGAATGGCAGCGCTCGCGTGGATGAAAATGTCGAGCCGGGCACTGTGGTGGCAACCGTTGCCGCCAGCGATGTCGACGCCGATGACACCCTGAGCTTCGCAATCACAGGTGGTAACACCGGCGGCGCATTCGCAATCGACAGTGCAAGCGGCGTGATCACCTCGCTCGGCGCGATCGACTACGAGGCGCTGAATGCCTATGCATTGACGGTTCAAGTGACTGATGCCGGCGGCCTCAGCGATTCGGCAATCATTGCCGTGAACGTGAACGACATCCTCGAAGTCACCGAACCAGAGGTGGCCACCGGTGCGGCCAGCGCGATCACAATGACCACCGCCGAGGTGGCGTACAGCGTGACTGATGATGGCTTGGAGGCACCTGCGATCACGCTCTTCTACGGTGAGACCGACGGTGGCCAGGTTGCTGCTGATTGGGAAGCCAGCGTGAGCCTGGGCAACCAGGAGATCGGTGAGTACAGCTCGTCGTTGACCGGCTTGATCGAGGGCTCCGCGTATTACTTCACCATTCGCGCCAGCAACAGTGCCGGCACCGTTTGGGGTAGCGTGGGAACCTTCAACACCGTGGCGGATCTGTCGCCAAAACTGATCCGCACCAGCGTCAGTGCGGTGAGTAGTTCGGCCTGGACCACGGTGGAGCTCGGCAAGCGCTACAACTCGGCGGTGATCGTGGCGACTCCGATTTACTCGGGTGAGCATCAGGTGCCGGTGGTGACCCGCATCCGCAACGTCGAGCGCAGCAGCTTCGAGCTGAAGGTGGATCGAGTCGACGGTCTGACCGACGAGGTCAATGTGGATGTCTCGGTGATCGTGGTCGAGGAGGGTGTCTACACCCAGGAGACCGACGGTGTGACACTTGAGGCGGTGAAGTTCACTTCCACGGTGACCGCTCACGACAAGAGCTGGGTGGCCGAGGCACGCGAGTACCAGAACCGCTACACCAATCCGGTGGTGGTTGGTCAGGTGATGAGCGCCAATGATTCGGAGTGGTCGGTGTTCTGGAGCATGGGCACACACCGCATGAAGCCGGCGGATGCCGCCAACCTGAGCGTTGGCAAGCACGTGGGTGAAGACGCGAACACGGAGCGTGCCGACGAGACCATCGGTTACATTGTGATCGAAGCGGGCAATGGCACGATCAATGGCGTGGCCTACGAGGCAGCGCTCGGTGCCGACACCGTGCGTGGCTTCGGTAACGATGACATGCCATTCAGCTATGATCTGAGCGGATCACTCGGCAGCGCGAGCACCGCCGCGTTGAGCATCTCGGGAATGGACCATACCGACGGAGCGTGGGCGGTGCTTTCGGGAGCGTCGCCAATCACTCCGACCGCGCTGGGCCTGCATCTGGTCGAAGATCAGATGGAGGACGATGAGATGCGACACTCGAAGGCGCAGGTTGGTTACCTTGTGTTCGAGTAA